In Desulfofundulus kuznetsovii DSM 6115, the following are encoded in one genomic region:
- a CDS encoding type II toxin-antitoxin system PemK/MazF family toxin has protein sequence MKQSTVNAAQVITIDKSCLVKKLGSLPKEKIIEVDRALKISLGLK, from the coding sequence ATGAAACAGAGCACGGTTAACGCTGCTCAGGTTATCACAATAGACAAATCCTGCCTGGTCAAAAAACTTGGCAGTCTTCCGAAAGAAAAAATAATCGAAGTGGACCGGGCTTTAAAAATTAGCCTTGGTTTGAAGTAG
- a CDS encoding lipid II flippase MurJ has translation MALAYVFGASAATDAYLVAYTVPNVVFAVLGGALTVTAVPLFASYASAGKRDEAWRLFAVFSTLLSMVLLAVVLAGVPLARQIVWLVAPGLPEGTARLAAALLAVMLPGVLFLSMANLFYGLLNANGIFGPPALGPVVTNIFIIASILAGLRFGIVAVAVGALLGNIAAMVLQLPYLRRAGFPFRPALDFHHPGLKQAFGLMFPVMIGTGIGCPRG, from the coding sequence ATGGCCCTGGCCTACGTTTTCGGAGCCAGCGCGGCCACCGACGCCTACCTGGTGGCGTACACCGTACCCAATGTGGTCTTTGCCGTGCTGGGCGGGGCGCTGACCGTGACGGCGGTGCCGCTGTTTGCCTCCTATGCTTCGGCGGGCAAAAGGGACGAGGCCTGGCGGCTTTTTGCCGTCTTTTCCACTCTGCTGAGCATGGTCCTCCTGGCGGTGGTGCTGGCCGGTGTGCCCCTGGCGCGGCAGATCGTGTGGCTGGTGGCCCCGGGCCTGCCGGAAGGCACGGCCCGGCTGGCGGCAGCTTTGCTTGCGGTCATGCTGCCGGGCGTGCTGTTCCTTTCCATGGCCAACCTTTTCTACGGCCTTTTAAACGCCAACGGCATTTTCGGGCCCCCGGCCCTGGGTCCCGTGGTTACCAATATATTTATCATTGCTTCCATTCTGGCCGGCCTGAGGTTTGGCATTGTGGCCGTGGCCGTGGGAGCCCTGCTGGGTAATATTGCCGCCATGGTACTGCAGCTGCCCTACCTGCGGCGGGCGGGTTTTCCCTTTCGCCCCGCGCTGGATTTCCATCACCCGGGCTTAAAGCAGGCCTTTGGCCTGATGTTCCCGGTGATGATTGGTACAGGGATTGGCTGCCCCAGGGGGTGA
- a CDS encoding lipid II flippase MurJ yields the protein MKTVLLVALPAGVGLAALREPVVRLLFARGAFDESDVAMTVFALLCFSFGLAGLSARDELYPRETVVPVQVGMASVIVALLLYMVPLFCYNTIKRWYHGYPGSFEK from the coding sequence GTGAAAACAGTTTTGCTTGTCGCCCTGCCCGCGGGTGTGGGCCTGGCCGCCCTGCGGGAGCCGGTGGTGAGGCTGCTTTTTGCCCGGGGTGCCTTTGACGAAAGCGACGTGGCCATGACCGTTTTTGCCCTATTGTGCTTTTCCTTTGGCCTGGCGGGCCTTTCTGCGCGGGATGAGCTTTATCCGCGCGAGACCGTCGTACCGGTCCAGGTAGGGATGGCATCTGTTATAGTAGCATTGTTGCTATACATGGTACCCCTGTTTTGTTATAATACAATTAAGAGGTGGTATCATGGGTATCCTGGAAGTTTCGAAAAGTGA